ttgtaTCCCGGCATGTACTTCTGTAATCTCTACACTCCAGAGGCTAAGATAGGAAAATTGCAAATTCAAGGTTGTATTCCTCCAATAGGAACAAGGTAAGATCACTGAGGAAAAAACTCAGTGTCAGGAGCCcattttcttcacattctttGAGACTGTGTCTGCCCACCTGGCATAGGGCCCCCTCTGTGCCAGGACAGGGGCCAGGATGCTCCTACAAAAAGTGACTGGTAGCTTATAGCTGCATTTAGTAGAATAAAAGATGGAGCATCCAAGGACATGAGGACCCCAAGAAGTGGGAGCAACACCTTACCTACAGCTTAGCAGAGGAGGACTCAAACTCTAGCAATTGCTCAATGTCATTTGGGAATGTCATCCAGCTGCCACCATCAACCACCAGCACAATCCCTGAGATGTAGGAAGCCAGAGGGCTAGCCAGGTACAGCACACTGTGAGCGATCTCTGTCTTGGTTCCGAGTCTTGGAATAGGTGAAAAAGGATGCTTTAATTTCGAACTGGCCATGGAGCCTCCTGGAAAGCAATAGGAAGTCAGACCCCAGTTAACCCCTACAGCACAGTGCTTACTGCTCTCTCCCTGACCCAGATCTGGAAACAGTGGTTGATCTACCAAAGCCAACAGCACATGAGGCAAAGTGATGCCCTTTGGACATTGGAGACCCTCAGAGTAGGCCAAATTAGACAGGGTAGAAGGTTAAACATTTAGATAACGTCTTgacttgttattgttgttgttgtatttgtttttgagacagggtttctctgtttagcctggctgttctggaagtcactcactctatagaccaggctggcctcaaatgtatagagatctgcctacttgtgcctctcaagtgctgggatgaaaggcctgTGCAACCACTGCCCAGAAGACAGAATTTTTAGGTCCTGCTACAATTCTAGAAGCTCTgatgtgtgtcttttttttggggggggggggatcaagacagggtttctctgtgtagccctggctgtcctggaactccctctgtagaccaggttggcctcgaactcagaaatctgcctgcctctgcctcccaagtgctgggattaaaggcgtgcaccaccaccgcccagcttgatGTGTGTCTTAAACTCCCAGAGAGACTTACCTAATCGCCGCAACCCCTCAGTGCCACTGATGGCACCAGGAGCCAGGCTGTTGACACGGATATTCTGGTGACCCCATTCCACAGCCAAGTGTCGTGTCATAGCATCTGCACGAGAGAAATGCATATGTAAGGGGAAATTGTGAGGCTGTTCTGCTCTGGGGTAGCCCAAGTGCCAGTGTGAGCTCTACAGTGTCCACAGCTAGGATTAAGTTCATGTGGAGATTATCAGCCTCCAGGGAGAGTCAAGGGAGGCAGTGGACGGGGCACACATACCCACAGCTGCCTTGGCAGCGCCTGCATGGAGCTGCAGCACCTGACCCCGCATACTGAGCGTGGCAGTAATGTTCACAATCACTCCTCCATGGTCCTGAAACATATAAGGGACGGCAATGAGCAGGTAGCAACAGCAGGAAAGGCCCCCGCCAGGAGGATACCCACCCGGAAGAACTTCTCGTAAAGCACACGAGACACATTGAAGGTGCCAATGGTGTCAATGTCGACCACAGTCTTAAAGGCATTGAAAGACAAAGCACCGGCAGGGCAAAGGAAGTTTCCAGCTGCAcctagagaacagaggggaaagCTGGTGACCTGTGGCTCTGAGAATACAGGGCGCTAACGGGCTAAGCCCTGTCAAGCGTATAAAAAGGAGCCTGACGTTCTGAGGGCAGCGAGAGTATGGAGACCCTTAAAGTGGTCTAAGCTAGACAAAACAGAACACCATGCACTCAAAGGATTTCTTGGGTAACAAACACAGAATAGAAGACTATATGCCAAGAAGAGGACTCCTAAGACTAAGTATGAAGGcagcacttgggggcagaggcaaaaagatcagaagttcaatgtcatTCTCATGGACATAGTAAGTTTGATCCTAGCCTGGACTATAGGAGATTCTCTCTCACAAAAATAGggagatagattagatagatgggtagacagacagacagtcagacagacagatgacagttTATTGCAGTTTATTGGCTTGTttgatggtgttttgttgttctgttttgtgaatGTAGCCCTATTTGAATATAGAGCCTttatccaggcatggtggcacatgttggcacatacctttattcccaggaagtagagaagtagagacaggcagatttcttttccttttttttttttttctctctctttctttctttctttctttctttctttctttttctttttttttttgagacagggtttctctgtgtagtcctggctgtcctggaactcactctgtagaccaggctggcctcaaactcagaaatccacctgcctcttcctcccaagtgctgggattaaaggcgtgtgccaccactgccaggccccaACCCACATTTTTAAAGTAGACATTTCAGTACACAAAGCAACCTGTATGTGACTTAGTCATGTTCAGAAGGCATCCAGGGTAGCTTAGGATTTACGGGCCCATGACTCGGAAAGAGTAAGGTAGTCCAGGACAGAGCCTGTACTCTAGATTGTTCCTCTGGCAAATAGAAAGGTCATAGCTGGGCCAAGACAGAAGCTTttgcctgagttcagtctctagcaATTGTGAGGCCAAGTTGAGCCAAGACAAACACATAGGCTCTCTGTCACATCACTGTCCCTGGAACAGAGTTCTGGAGCTTCCAAATTATCAGAAGACTGTGGCCTCACTAATCCATACTCACAGTTAACGAGGATGTCGATTTTGCCAAATTCTTTCAGTGCTTGGTCCACAGCAGCCATGACAGCTGGGGGCAATCGGACATCCATAGACAAAGGGAGGCACCGCTTCCCGGTTGCAGCAATCAATTTCTTAGCAGCCTagacagcagagagaaagagtTGGACGGCAGCCTCAGCCCAGAGAAGAGAAGCAGCCTCAGCCCGGAGTAGCACCCTCAGTCTGAAGTAGCACAcccataaataaattaaaaaaaaaaaaaagaaagaaagaaacttcatgGGAATAACTAATCTGTGTTACATTAGGACCCCAAGTTTGTTGGGGTACCTGCCAGGGAGACTTAGCTTGAAAATAGCCACCTCATAGGGCCAGACCCCTGGTGGATGTTGGTAAGACTTCTTGCATTCTTTATAACCTGTGACCTGTCCAGACCCCACCTTCTCCCTACCCTCCAGGCCCTTCCCCCTGGACCTAAGTGGCTGAAATGATGTCCTTCAACACTACTGAGCCTACTGAACCATTCTGGAACCAGATGACTTCTAAAACCGTGACCCAATAACCAAACTTCTAAAAAGAACAAGGGGATCTCTGAGGGTCCACTTCCACTGTGTTCCTCTATGCAAGAAGAAACAGATCTTCTGCTTCTATCCTCTGGGTCTCAGGACTTTTCCCCACAGACTTCTTCTCACCATGGACACTCTTGGCAGACTCCGGCTGGCGATGACAGTGTGGCAGCCATGCCTACAAAACCAGATGGCAGGCCAGAGAAGAAAAGTATAAGGGACACGCCCCAGGGGGCTCCCACCAGGTACTACTACAGAAGGAACTCCCCCAGGTTTCTTAGTTCTTTAGCCTGAGCCAGGAATCAAGACCGAAACATGGCTGGCAATGGGCACAGCTGAGTAAGTCTAGATAGACTTCTGGATGCCATGACTGCCCACTCCTAGGCTTCTGTGATGTGTCTCTGGTTTGAGATACCCTGCCCCAGATACCATGCACATGGCAGAGTGCAGTAGGTTACTGGTGCCATTCCCATACCTGTGCAGGGCCTGCCTGGGGCACTGGAGTAATGGACAAGGAGCCCGTTTTGAGAGAGGGAGCCTCCCGGTGACAACAGTGTACATAACCTGCTCCACAGGTTTTCACAGAAGCTGCACTAACTTATCTGGACTTCATGACTTTGAATAGACAGAACTTTGTTCTACCAGAAGAAACTGCATAAAGCCACCACCTCTGAATAATAACCTACCACGTGGGCTAATTCCTGTGGGACTTGTGTCCAGCTGTGAGAAGCTGAGTCCTGGGGAGGCCTGGAGAAGGGTTCTTCTACCTCCACCTCAGGCCAGTTCTGAGCCTCTACCAGCTTTGCTAGCTGCTAACCCTCTCAATGAGGCCACAAAACAGTGTCCGAGAGACACTGTTCTCCCATGACAGCAGCACCCTGGCTCTGTCATGGCTCTACAAGGCTCTGAGGCTAGTCACACACAGTCTCACCCACTTCTAGGAGACCCCAAAGGTCCTGCCTTCCCCTCAGGGCAGCATTCAACCATTTCCCCCAAATTCACCGAGATCCAGACAAAGGGAGGTAAGGTGGCAGGGGGCGTTCTAGAGTAGTGTGTACCTCATGAAAATCTCGGCAATCCGGAAGCCAATCCCAGAACCACCACCTGTGATAAAGGCCACTTTGTCCCTTCAAAAACAGGAAaatgtagtcattttaaaatatatgtatttgtttttaccagtgtgagtgttttgcctgtgtgcctACAGACAGTTGAGTCctcgtgtggatgctgggaacgaaatctgggtcctctgcaagaacagtaagtgctctgaacttactcagccatctctccagtccctagaaTCTACTTTAAAACCGTGTTTTAGCTTGACGGTGGatgtatgcctgtaattccagcctgtGAGAGGGGAAAGCAGGGGGACTAGGAATTAAAGTTCAGATtggtttacagagagagttccaggcagccagggcttcacaTCTCGAAAAACTATAGATAGATATTTCACTGTTAACTTAAGTCAATAGATAAGTGGCCCGCGGAGGCCTTTTACCCCATGAACTTTCACCCAGTGTCGTGAAAGAAAATACGCTCCTGATGAGCAAGAAACTCAACGGATTTGCTAGACACAAATCCTTGGCCACAAAACTGCAATCTTTAAAAGTCGGTTATTTTTAGTCTTTCTAGAAGTTCGGAGGTGAGGGAGAATATTTAGCCCAAAATTTTCTGGGTAGTAAGTTACCCAGTGAGACATGTTTTCAAAAGTGAGCAAGCTTCCTCCCTCAGCCTGTCATCCCATCCTTCCAGAACCCCAAGAAACCTCAGATCTATGATTGCCCAGAAACGGGGTACTGAGCATCTGTCCTCTGTGCTGTAACACACATTGGCAGATTCGTTTTGACCCTTGCCCCAACTCCGGATCGCTCCCTGGTTCCCTGCTTTAGCTCACTGGA
The nucleotide sequence above comes from Arvicanthis niloticus isolate mArvNil1 chromosome 6, mArvNil1.pat.X, whole genome shotgun sequence. Encoded proteins:
- the Decr2 gene encoding peroxisomal 2,4-dienoyl-CoA reductase [(3E)-enoyl-CoA-producing] isoform X2, which codes for MRHGCHTVIASRSLPRVSMAAKKLIAATGKRCLPLSMDVRLPPAVMAAVDQALKEFGKIDILVNCAAGNFLCPAGALSFNAFKTVVDIDTIGTFNVSRVLYEKFFRDHGGVIVNITATLSMRGQVLQLHAGAAKAAVDAMTRHLAVEWGHQNIRVNSLAPGAISGTEGLRRLGGSMASSKLKHPFSPIPRLGTKTEIAHSVLYLASPLASYISGIVLVVDGGSWMTFPNDIEQLLEFESSSAKL
- the Decr2 gene encoding peroxisomal 2,4-dienoyl-CoA reductase [(3E)-enoyl-CoA-producing] isoform X1 translates to MAQPLPDVEEDDCLSEYHHLFCPDLLQDKVAFITGGGSGIGFRIAEIFMRHGCHTVIASRSLPRVSMAAKKLIAATGKRCLPLSMDVRLPPAVMAAVDQALKEFGKIDILVNCAAGNFLCPAGALSFNAFKTVVDIDTIGTFNVSRVLYEKFFRDHGGVIVNITATLSMRGQVLQLHAGAAKAAVDAMTRHLAVEWGHQNIRVNSLAPGAISGTEGLRRLGGSMASSKLKHPFSPIPRLGTKTEIAHSVLYLASPLASYISGIVLVVDGGSWMTFPNDIEQLLEFESSSAKL